The following coding sequences are from one Streptomyces angustmyceticus window:
- a CDS encoding oxidoreductase — protein sequence MTEPGDGDAPADLQLTSAEWSMWQAFRNGSTCDLHIGDPERDDPHGQHLWGPERRVRARVVALLLLDGPPPQPGRVSALQLTGAYITDTLDLAGGTIKPFVELRDCRFEAEVVLPESRFTTLRLVNCAIPRLEAARLHTEGDLHLPRCVVHSGVRLSDAQIGTDLMLNQTMVHKDRQGRSIMADGMTVAQDLQAEMLESYGELSLRGATVGGSLSLRGSRLSNPFGRRALNAPQLTVERTLHLTAAGLANSPFSSGTTPPYGTVHTPSRGTRMQRFECEGGMRLDDGRFGDAVDFEHARFVMESDQELSLRRIQTPELRFLGERPQRGRVILSGARVVNLIDKSASWPGLGGLWMAGFAYETLIPRGPFPLAQRLRWVAAATPEYAPEPYEMLAASLRTTGEDSDAREVLLAKQRRRRETLPLAAKTWGFLQDWTVAYGYRPGRAAVWMAILWAIGTAYFSMSPPPPLKAGEAPPWNPYLYSLDLLLPVIDLNQSTAWKPGGGAQWVAAVLILAGWILATTVAAGASRLLRRQ from the coding sequence GTGACCGAGCCCGGGGACGGCGACGCGCCCGCCGATCTGCAGCTGACGTCGGCGGAATGGAGCATGTGGCAGGCCTTCCGCAACGGCAGCACCTGCGATCTGCACATCGGCGACCCGGAGCGCGACGATCCGCACGGGCAGCACCTGTGGGGCCCGGAGCGCCGGGTGCGGGCCCGGGTCGTGGCGCTGCTGCTGCTCGACGGGCCGCCGCCGCAGCCCGGCCGGGTCTCCGCGCTCCAGCTCACCGGCGCGTACATCACGGACACTCTCGACCTTGCGGGCGGCACGATCAAGCCATTCGTCGAGCTGCGGGACTGCCGCTTCGAGGCCGAGGTGGTGCTGCCCGAGAGCCGCTTCACCACGCTGCGGCTGGTGAACTGCGCGATACCCCGGCTGGAGGCGGCCCGGCTGCACACCGAGGGCGACCTCCACCTGCCGCGCTGCGTGGTGCACTCCGGGGTCCGGCTCTCCGACGCGCAGATCGGCACGGACCTGATGCTCAACCAGACCATGGTGCACAAGGACCGGCAGGGCCGGTCGATCATGGCGGACGGGATGACCGTCGCCCAGGACCTCCAGGCCGAGATGCTGGAGTCCTACGGCGAGCTGTCGCTGCGCGGCGCCACCGTCGGCGGGTCGCTGAGCCTGCGCGGCAGCCGGCTGAGCAACCCCTTCGGCCGCCGGGCGCTCAACGCCCCGCAGCTGACCGTCGAGCGCACCCTCCACCTGACCGCGGCGGGCCTGGCCAACTCGCCGTTCTCCAGCGGCACCACTCCCCCGTACGGCACCGTGCACACCCCCTCGCGCGGCACCCGCATGCAGCGCTTCGAATGCGAGGGCGGGATGCGGCTGGACGACGGGCGGTTCGGCGACGCCGTCGACTTCGAGCACGCCCGGTTCGTCATGGAGTCCGACCAGGAACTCTCGCTGCGCCGCATCCAGACCCCCGAGCTGCGCTTCCTCGGCGAGCGCCCGCAGCGCGGCCGGGTCATCCTCTCCGGCGCCCGGGTCGTCAACCTCATCGACAAGTCGGCGAGCTGGCCGGGGCTCGGCGGGCTGTGGATGGCCGGCTTCGCGTACGAGACGCTGATCCCGCGCGGCCCCTTCCCGCTGGCACAGCGGCTGCGGTGGGTGGCCGCGGCGACCCCGGAGTACGCGCCCGAGCCGTACGAGATGCTCGCCGCCTCGCTGCGCACCACCGGCGAGGACTCCGATGCCCGCGAGGTGCTGCTGGCCAAGCAGCGGCGCCGCCGCGAGACGCTGCCGCTGGCGGCCAAGACCTGGGGCTTCCTCCAGGACTGGACCGTGGCCTACGGCTACCGCCCCGGCCGGGCCGCGGTCTGGATGGCCATCCTGTGGGCGATCGGCACCGCCTACTTCTCGATGTCCCCGCCCCCACCCCTCAAAGCGGGCGAGGCACCCCCCTGGAACCCCTACCTCTACTCCCTGGACCTCCTCCTGCCGGTGATCGACCTCAACCAGAGCACCGCGTGGAAGCCGGGCGGCGGCGCGCAGTGGGTGGCCGCCGTCCTGATCCTGGCGGGGTGGATCCTCGCCACGACGGTGGCCGCGGGGGCGTCCCGCCTTTTGCGGCGGCAATAG